Part of the Nicotiana sylvestris chromosome 5, ASM39365v2, whole genome shotgun sequence genome is shown below.
AGGCTGAAGGCTGCTCAGAGTCGCCAGAAATCTTATGCGGACATTCGTCGAAGAAAATTGGAATTCCAAGTAGATGATTGGGTGTTCTTGAGGGTATCTCCTATGAAGGGAgtcatgcgatttgggaagaaaggtaagttgaGTCCTAGATATGTCGGTCCATATCGGGTCACTCAAAGGATAGGACAGGTGGCCTATAGACTGGAATTGCCCCGTGAAATGTCATTAGTGCACCcagtgttccatgtgtctatgttaaagAAAGTGGTTAGAGACCCATCCACCATCGTGCCAATCGAGGCTATCGAGGTCAATGAAGagttatcatatgaagaaattcctgtcgctattcttgataggcaagtccgcaaATTGAGAAACAAGGAAGTTGCTTCAGTTAAAGTGCTATGGCAAAGTCAACAAGTCGAAGAAGCCACGTGGGAAGCGGAaagtgaaatgaaagaaaaatatcccCATCTGTTTGAACAAGTCTAGTAGTGATCGTGCGAACTCTTGTCCCTAAGTAAACTGATGTTGTGTTCAATCTGGTGCAAGGACACCCCATATTTTTTCCTAAATGCTTTACTATTGTAACTCCTCCAGTTGTGCAATaattgtatgtgttgtgattaatTGAGTCATGCGCAAGCCCTTTTTTGGTAAATGAAAGTTTTGTAAAAACTAATGTGATAAGTGAATGATTAAAGGCAGTGTAGATTGGTAATGATTAATTGGAATACGTATAGTGTATTGGAGTGGTTGAACTGTATGGAACTCATGAAGTGGCCAAATTATGTGCAGGTGTTGAGGTAATGATTTGCATACCAGTTGTAGGGATAATAGGAATAGCGTAATAATGCTTGGAAATAATGTTTCgggggctctctgacaggtagATAAGTCTAATTACAAGGGAAACTCTggcaaaatatttcaaaaaaaattgggagtttgcatatcatgttttcaaaaccaaccaatttccaaaatcctcattcgaggacgaatgatttttagtgggggaggatgtaaggccccatgAAAACTAGTACTCAAAACCTGGTAGCTCGTGGTGCCAAGTCCCGAATATGTGTTAGGAATGTGTAAAATTAAGCAAGCCGCGGTTCGAACCCTTTTGGTACTGATCTATgttataaaaagtcaagaaatactgtTTTCTAGAAAATGTGATTCTGCGGTCGAGAATACGGTCACATATCAGGTATGCATaccgcataatcgccgcaaagtgagtcagtgtgttggtcgaatttgaggttaaatatgcgatcgcataaccgatatgcggaccgcatagtcgtcgcatatttcccttgggattttttagaggggcagttctgcggtggattatgcgaccgcagaacgggtatgcggaccgtatttctgccgcatacccaggcagtgtgttcagattttgggagcacttttgcggtccattctgcggaccgcatttccactCTGCGATCGCAACGTGAAATCACACACCTAACTCGGGctcctatttttctaaattttaaacccgaccccttcttcaataaaacaccccaacccctcattttaacatattttctgaacaaaactagATAGAGGGAAGAGATAATTCTTGAGAGAGAAAGTCTTATCTCCATCAAATTGATTTTTCAAAGTCATCCAGGCCGGGaaatttcaagtaattgtcttcatctccgttcttgcaggtaaactccccaaccctttttcatttgttttcaaatttaaaCAAAAAGGGGATTCTCATGCGTTgattcttgaaaatggaagttgaaatacacatgcatgtcctttaaaacctagaatctagtaagaggaattgggtagaagtaaagatttgcaaaagaggggttgataacctaagtaagttcgggttgagtttgtgaacttcaattctaagttatatgtgttaacttgtgaactagattgacGGTACTAGGCTGTTGGTGAATTAAAAGTAGAAGTTAAAAAGGGAATTCGACTCcaggtatgtaaggctaactttaacctttttaaagtcaccttgtttggtgtacgagtaattggtatgtgttttttatgtggactatttgcaaattcttgtgattaatatgccttgaacgttgttggttaagtctctTAATATAATGGTGcaagtaaatggcaacaaaccaagtgtgtgtgtgtgaatatgTTTATGGTAAgagctgtgtaacaaatgatggaaagaaatcgtaattgatgcaattgaaacaactgtggtaatatcgTATGTGACTTATCgtgggcaattatcgttgtgacttaaattTTGTACGGGctgttgcatatgatggaaatgatattgatgtttatgaaaattctttgtgaattgttgttgttgtcgtgtgaaatatgattgtctggtgggatcgggttgcgcgccacaacacgaagttataaggtgtgggttgtggtgataagggtggccgaggtaataagggtggccgaggtaataagggtggaaaagtgatcaaaatcactattgaaataaaaatatatgaaagttgtgaaatcattgatgtgatgaaataatgttgaaacggggaaaaggagagattgtggagttgtttggctttggttgttcctttcatgtgcatttgattgttgattctattactgtttgttatctgtgtatttcttgattttacttggggtaaagtttgttcatacataccagtacaattcaaatatactgacgtcccttttgccgggggcactacataagtgttatgattgtaggtggttccataacaggtactccagcccaccgacagtagcactccttcacctcccgtcagctgaattggtgagcccctttcctctcggggccctgcgtggctcatgccacttatcctcccgaaaattttattttggtatctgcgtaaggtatagccggagccttgttaccgacaagtattgtaacactcttctgtatctctagaggctccgtagacaggaaatgtgggttatgtacttatgtattttgggcagtattacttgtaaaccacgctaagtaactatgtatgatatgtaaatctcgtaagaatgtgtttaaacttataaatggctatttcacttggttaatgggtagtggaaacgcagggtatcacgtggaataagaaaggcacccaggtccgcttggctgggggctacccggtcgagcgccagtcgcgcccctcggtttttggggcgtgacagctTAAATCTTAGATAAGGTTGTTATGGTCccccgactctgtctctttagcaatcctatagcttgtgtggtgagaatttgaattgcaagtccaagtcccgtgccattgagtctagaacttgccctgaatgtttgtctaggcaaaattctaagtatagtttgacttgagaagtgattatatcctctccttgatccgaatgatatctggaaaacatccatagcctaccaatgataatatccctagtcaaaccctttgagccatagcccttttttctttcaaagaccatgatacaagcctttacccattctaacacgaccctctcttggcacccgatctttccttagcacaaggaaaaagcataagtttgggggggggggtagacgaggaatgcaaaaagtggtaaaagttacaaaatgaagaaaaggaaaggcgaaaaaaatcaaaaagtcaaaaagaatgaacaatgtagaagaaatgaagggaatcAATAAAAGTCAAAAGATGAAAGGCGtggaaagattagaaaggagaaaaatgtttgaaatgaacaagaaagagtgacggtGTGTCTCTataacccctaagaaagaagtaaataacccaaagagtcaagtgaatgtgtgacaaaatgaagcaaatgaagtgcttaagggaagatgaaacctacttagaccaaatatttcctaccctgaaccaaaaaccTTCATTGTAtccccacaaaagccctatatgatcttgagttgagtgaagcttacattagtggtgactcatatAAGggacaagcttatggtacttagagccggacttgtgacctttttttgagagagatgagtatgttctccacaatcctcgttctgagtgctacaatctaaaagtgaggtctTGTTTATGGAAgagtgaggagtatgagtttccttgatgagtagaaagagtttccttgatgagttgagtcaactttTGATGCTTTTGTGTCTCACTAAAACCATGGAACTTAAAAGGTTGaatattgttaatgattcatttgaattgagggcaattgttagtcccaattgatgctagatgaggtcactttaggtcagctgaattttcttagTTTTATTCTTAAGGAGGTGGGACATACTTTGttcgcttgaggacaagcaagagcttaagtttgggggagttgataactaggaattctaatatattttatactcctttttgtttgagttttggactaaaaatgtATATAAGTAATCCTgaaagcttacatgttgtgcttgtttgcagtgtttggtaaAAAAGTGACAATGAagtcaaaaccaactcaaaaaggagtgaaacctgctcaagtgccaagaacaagtcaaagcaccaCTACAGCAGTAAATCTACCACAGCAGCAATAGACCCACCGCGACCGCAGTGCATTTGTTGTGGTCCGCAATGGAAAAGAGCAGAGAGGATGTTATTTTGGAAGTTCAAGCAATGCAGTCCGCGGTTGATTCTTCGCGGTCGCGGTAGCCTCatcgcggccgcattccatttgtTGCGGTCCGTggagaagggattcaaagaatgTGAAGTTTGGGAGATTCAAGACACCGCGGTCCATttgttgcggtccgcggtggccagattcagagactTAGATGTGAAGCCAAAAGCCTCACCGTGGCCGCGATGCATTTTCTGCGGTCCGTGGTACCTCCGTCAGggttatttttgtccaaaaaattcgaTCTTGTATAAATAtttcttttttagatttttatGGTATCTTATCTGTAGCTGAGCACGTGAACGTTTTTTTTAGCTATTTTGACCTATTGTGTAGCTAGTTTAACATTGAATTTTCAAATCTtagcttgtaattatattttataggttgttcttcatctaaatatctgattttttcccattattatgagtagctagacccattagctagggttgtggctcaaccctagtgtgggtatttaatgggtcttctattttaaggcttagatgtttatgggtggttgatatttggcctaatttgtgttttccatgttgaattagtggttgcaaacactaatttgtgccttttttacttgggctcttcttgataaagatagtttgagtctaggaaaatccgGCCAATAAGGAATTGGGGAGAATTCAATAGATTGAataccccaattaaagggttaaacctagagatagtaatacctgacttgagtctatattgcttgcacaattttgacacccaattggtcttgagaaggtcaattagggcaaagtctttcaagctaccgagaggtatagagtgagtagtgtCGTGAATTGTCTATATCGCGATCCCAAACATAATAACTTTGCTTTAGGCtttagaacccgtcaagtattcacctagggtaaagtcacttccctagtgtctCTTTAACCatttaaccatttagaaaaccttgCAACCATtcatacttagcttaatttcgcaTATCATTAGCacaaaattagaagtaacaaacaaataaatatgattggaagtgtaatcaagagcactacgaactgctagattagatagaaatccaactccaaacattgttttagctccatgtggattcaatcccgaccttctcgggtaaaagttgcTTCGACCGCTCTCGCCACTCTGCGTGGTGTAGGGTGGGACCCGATCAACAATCGCAAAATTTGTGATAGTTTGCAAAGTTAGCTCTGTATTGTTAAGAGAAAAGTTCAGAGGACCTTCAATTTAGCAACTGATCAGCTTATTGAAAATGCGGTCCGCATGTAAAATCTATGATTGTGAGCAATTTTCTGTAGTCCGCATCTCCTCTTCTATTGCCGCACAAATAAAAGTGTGGTCTGCAGTTTCCCATACGGGGCACATCTTCAGCCATCATCTCAAGACTTAACACTATTAACTGCAGCACACATCAAATTTAGTTAAAAACAAGACACAACATCTAACTAAAAATGAAAAAGTAAAAGAACTTGGGTTGCCTCCTAAGAAGCGCCTTATTTAACATCATGGCAGAATGCAATGTCATAGCATCCTCAGTTGAAGTAAAGCACAACCACCACGTGGATTTCACCAACTTTTCCTATGTAGTGCTTCACTCAGTGGCCATTGATTCAAAATATTTCATTGTTCTTGTTAttcaagtccaatgcaccaaaTGGTGTCACACCAACAATTTCAAACGGATCACTTCGCTTTGACTGGAGCTTCCCGGGAAACATTCTCAACCTTAAGTTGAACAACAACTCTAGATCACCGGCCTTGAACTCCTTATTCTAAATATACTTCATCTTTTatttgtacaaggacgaactctCATATGCATGGTATCGGAATACATCCAATTCATACAAATGGGTGTAACCTGTAAGTTAGCGGCCCCATCCCAATCAAGATTTAGTTTCTTCAAGGCCCACATTGCCTTGTACTCTAATTCCACCAGAAAATGAAAAGTGTATCCAAACACCAACGGGTAAGGAGACATTCTGATGGGTGTTTTGTAAGCCATTCTATATGCCCGTagagcatcatcaagtttcttAGACCAATCCATCTGATTTGCATTCACCatcttggacaaaatactctttatctaATGGTTGgaaacttccacttgaccacttggtTGTGGATGATAGGGAGTTATCACTTTGTGAGTGACACTATACTTtccaagcaaagtgtcaaaagcctTGTGCCAAAAATGTGACCCTACATCACTTATGATTGCCTGCGGAGTCCGAAACCTTGTGAAAATTTTCCTATTAAAGAAAGCCACCACACTTCTAGCATCATCCATAATACAACGCTACAAAAATGTAGATGTTTCCACAAAAACTCATAAAAGGGCACATGAAGTCAATGCCCTAAAAATCAAAGATATCAATCTCCAAGATGGTTGTAAGGGACATctcatgtttctttgaaattccCTCGGCCCGTTGACATTTGTCACATCTTCTCACCAACTCATTTGCATCTTTATAAAGAGTAGGCTAATAGAAACCATAACTTAGGACTTTATCTGTCGTTCTTGCTCCACATCCAAGAATCTCACTCTGTTCCTCCTCCGTCACACATCTTTTAATTACTCTATCCGTGTAAATCCGAAAAGGCACGGTTCATCCCAATAGTTGGCTTGACAAATCCTCTTTGATcgtcttcctttggtttgaagtgAACTCTTCCAGAATGATATCACTCACAAGACAATTTGCCAAATCCACGAACCATGGTACCTCTTTCATTGAAAGTGCCAAGAGTTGCTCATCGAGGAaagagtcattgatttcaaggtcATCATGTGGCCTCCCATCCTCCTCCAAATGAGACAAATGGCCTGtcacttgattttcacttcccTTCTTGTCTTGGATGTCAATATCAAACTCTTGTAAAAAAAACACTCATCTCATCAAATGAGCTTTATAATAGTAAGTATCAGTTGACCAATCTTGCCACAACTttactgaggttagtcttgatacttattgagAATATTGGGTTAGTTGTTTTCATACTACAAGCCaaaggtctattggaaacagcaaCTCTATCCTCCAAAAATGTAAGGGTAAGGTCtatgtacacactaccctccctagaccccactatgtgggattatactgggtatgttgttgtagTTTTCATACTACATTTTGGAACATTCTGTGTAGATCTAGTTGTTGCTACCAGTAGAGCTGAAGAGAAGATTTGTAATTGTACCAGAAAGACTCAAGGTAGTGCAGCTTATCCATTCATAGGCCTCGAAGTCACGTTAATGCATTAAAACTGTTACTTATTTCATACAATGATGTACTTATTTTAGACCATTATATTTCAATACTCTTAGACCTCATGTACTCATTGACACCAGTTTCTAGGAGTTGTATTACTATTTTTCATATTTGTATGGTTGCTTATGCTATAAATCTCATTTAGACTTGATAAAATGCTTCATTACTTCTATTAGTAGTGTGATTGTTTCATGTCGCCAgcgtgttaggtgccatcacaatcGTTGCCGAGATTTTGGTTCGTGAtaacttggtattagagcctaggttgtatagatctcatgagtcatgagcatgtctagtaaagtcttgcaGATTGGTATGGAGATGTTtatacttatcctcgagaggctatgAGACATTTAAAGAACTTCACTTTTTTTCATTCTCTATTATGCAATTTTGAATTATCCTAAAGTTTGAATCTTtactattctattctctcacatatggtgaagACATGTACATCAGTCGTAGCTTAGCAGGAGCCAAAGCCCTGTCGCGCCCTCTTTTTTCCTCCTCGGAGAAATGTCCGGGTTCCgacgttcatgggggtaataactcgtttccttttgcgaattgggtatttgaagagtcgtcacctaacggattatggtgcgttagggtacctagagtgattaactcttagactaatTTGCATTACCatagatttagggtaagggctcgaaataacctcgaggggaaggtgttaggcacccctcttggtccacaatggtgggtcccgaccgaacttatacttatgtgaattagtccttttaacaaataaatagtttaaacacatacttgcaaagaaaggcatgttttgacattTTTCATCACATGTATGAGTTAAGTAATGAAACAAAGGAAAGAGACTTGAACAAGTGACACATATATAAAGGAAAGTAAACTTTATTTGAGCAATGACAATTgggaagaggggtcctaggttggttagcctacaggatcaccccagacaatgcccggtaatcactcctcaatgaggtgctacacgtgacattagcacgtagtcatcatatccttactacccaattccctccccttggtcatagcctaaagcgttctagcaaccttgaaagataccctatgcgtgcactacccgtcccttcctcgtggccctggaggtatttaggacctctaatttaggtagttctagaccatcttaaggtatttaaaggagaaaagtctaAGCTCCAATCAAAAcagttaggactgcatttaaagagaacaatTACAGGCTCACTTTTTACCTACACAAGCAGAACaaataagtgcacgtctcaaacaacagtttcaagtatttaaaaagaaaatcctagaacatgatatctaggtgagcagagattaTACATTACTGAATTAgaaccaaagtgtcaaagacctattcagcttgtctactgattttagacctgttgaaTGTGAGCAGTCTCAAATAACAAAGTGCAGTTTTATAGTTGAAAGATTTTTAattgccctataggcttgcctaagcgcataatagtgatgtcctaagagcatgatgtctatattgattaggaatgcagtaaaacagtgaacAATTTTTAAAACGGATAATttgaaatcctataagcatgttttctagcGGTATTAATTTTAAGGCGGtgttgaaaacttattaaagaaacggacaaattaattaattaagccaATTTAGAATATATAAACATGAATTTGAACTGAtttatttaactaaactggttttaagttctataggcatgatttctattagagctgattttaattcctataggcatcgtatctaattattaaaagctgacttttgaacttataggcatgatttctaaggagaCAAATTTGAATACATGTTGTAATGAAAACAAAACTTCAATTACTAtacactctataggcatgatatctaattataaagctgattttaaccctataggcatgatctctattattaaagccatttagatcctatagacatagtttctaattgtgtggaagaaagcaaacataacaaacacatttgaatcaacatggaccctataggcatggtatctacccaatttacccttatgtatgtatgtatgtatgtatgtatgtatgtatgtatgtatgtatatatatatatataactacgctctccttttcactaatcaccccactatttgcttacaataattattacagaccaattaAATGAACAATTTACATAAATGGAACAAAAGTTagtctatagggagcctgcagtaggcccaaatgacttccaagcCTCCAAAAGCCTCAAACGCCCAAAGTTCCAtggccaatttcatgtctaggtgtgtcagagttccctaaggacctcaaggatcccgggcagtgctcacacctagaccttttctcaaacaaTAACTGACTTAGgcgcagtgtggaaaggccaactctgacatgccagagttcagatagatctcaaggatctcaaggaaGTACACATTGTATGCTGCGAAATCAGAAGATTCTATTTCTCGCTATCGAGCCACTTCGAAAGAATGCCTCGATACCCCGAGGACGTGAATCCATGACCAAGTTCCCTCCCTCGGGCTCGTCggggcccgactcaaagaagacaaagGACGAGCCTAGAACAGAaggggaagttccctaggcacgCGCTCagtctgacagggccggcctacccagagcctACGTCGAAGCATCGCGTCTAACCACATACTTTACACTTAATGCCCATGTAATATAGttgggttcccctcctatataaagggaacccgcaccaccttgtaaagggctgatgttggtccaactatttctccacaagtgcaataatatctctctctctttcttctctctaacttgctcatTCCCACTAGTTCGAGGtcactttaatatttatcgctttcttatttgttcttcattctatCACTTGGTATTggacataaagagccttgtttaatcatatcttaactgttatcctaTTCCCGactgcccccgatagctcgagctcgacccagaCGTCGACCCCAAGGTCCTCCATCGACTAGTCCTACACCCGGGCAGCCGACCTATCAGTCCGATCACTGCCTCATTTAAGTTTCATCATTGAACTTCATCTTCTTAGCATcatctactctaacaactagcatcaaaatagatcatgtatttttagaatcccatttacaaatttaattgttgttacctttttcacggtaaacagtttgccgcccaccgtggggctaaaaataatagtgattattttcttgctggtttcattgctcaaatacaagttatctttcacactttttcttgttcaATATCTCTTGATTCCAGGTCAAATGTTTGGCTCGACAAACAGGGTTAAGAACAACTACCTCGAAAATCACGGCGAAAACGGTGTGGCTGCTCTAGTCGTTGGCGCGACGCCACAGAACCCTGATAACGCATTTGGGTCGATCTCAGCGGACGCGGGCTCACAAGATGCGTagtaggtcgacgaaacctcgcaCACCAATGGGAGCATACAACATATTGActgacaggaagcccaaaaaatccCGGCTCGAGAAGCACAGGAAGTGagtcttcacgatatttttgaaatgttgcaggcacagcagttggctatcgctcagttgcaaagtCAGCTGGAGACTCCCAGCACAGCAACGCCGAAAACAGCTCCCCCGCCAAACAAATATCCGAGAGATCAAGCGACGATGGATCAGTAACCAACCCTTCCATAGCAAAGATGCTCAGGGATCtctccaaaaggatcgagtcaggttcaTGAAAGTCCATGCAACGGCCGTCCCCCGAGGAAGAGGTCCCAGAACCCGTTTCATGGATGTCCGTAACGCTAGAATTCctaagtacaatgggacctcagatcccaacgatCACAAGATGATGCGTGCGCGGGAAGAGGCAACGAccttcaagatgatgagttcgagcccgtCTTGTCGAAGAGGTTCAGGGAAACATTCTGAAAAGGAACCAAGATGTGGTGTCGTAGCCTAACACCTAACCCCACAAACGCGTTTACCGTATCGGCAGATTCCTTCGCAGAGACACACGctagtgccatcaaagtagcgacGAGAGATCCCGACACACCCGGGGccaaacaaagagagaatgaaacacCACGGGAATTCACACCCTATTTCCTGATAGAACGAACACGATTGCCCCCGGTCTCATATGACTGGGCAGCACATGCCTTCGTCCAAAGCCTAAACAAACCAAGCCCAACGGTTTTAGTGCAGTTCAAACGAAACTTAGTTGAGTACCTAGCCAAGATCTGGTCATATGCCCGTATCCGGTGCCAGTCGTGAATTAGGGCCATGGATGACCATCCGGGAGCCTCCTCGGGCTAAATATACCCGAGCAGGTTCCCGACAAAGAAACTAATGTAAAATAGATGGAGGTACCACCCGTACGACGCGGATAGGGGGAATGCCCCGAGACGTAATCTACCTCACAACGATCGGAAAATGGCCCGAGGGCAACATCCTCGAGGAATCTTCAATAAAGCCAGATTCGACGAGGCATGGCCGGCAGGGGCACCTTGCCCatcagagtacaacttcagcatcactataccaaacatcgtgttcaccataagcgaaaccaggGACACCAAACGGCTCAGACCTATTCAACCGAGTCCCCGTTAAAGGAACCACAGGGCGCGCACGACCACAGGTCGGAGATGGCCACCAGCTCAGGAGGAAAGCAGTtgtgctactcaataaaaattgTCGCCGAGTACTGTCGAGCGATCAGGCTCGAATTCAGCCCCGTGGAAGGAAGGCAGCCAGGAAGAACAAAGCAAACAAACCGCGACGTATCGCCACGATAGTGGTGGAATGGCGACACCCTCCAAGGACTCAAAAAATGGAAAGTAAAAATGTTCGTCACCAGGGAAAAACGGGTCTAGGGATATATTCCAGAGGACATCCTTACATCCAGCAAAAAGGCACCGAGACCTCGCCTCGGCCTCACACTGACACACCGGTAACCTTATCCCTTTCAAATAAAACATAtgctcatgaattcaggtggctcGATTAACATACCAACGATGTCGTACCAAGATTAATAGGGCGACTCGGATTGATGAACCAAATCGCACCCGCATCTCGGATATTTGACGGATTCCAAATGGCGATCACTACAACAAGCAGGAAAGCCATTCTCTTGATACAGCCCATCTAAGCTCGAACTGGAACACCGAGTTCTACACCGTCAAAGAAGGCACAAGGCATGGACATCTTATTTAGATGGCCCCGAACGCACCGCCCAGAGACAACATCGACCCCACTTCACCAAAAGAATGAAATCCCACGCAAGTGGCAGAATTAGAACCGTCGGCAGGGAGTAATACGCGACAAGGGGAAATTCCTCACCATATGACACGTTTCCAGCATCAATACCTCCACCCTCAAAAGGATCAAAGGGTAAG
Proteins encoded:
- the LOC104234587 gene encoding uncharacterized protein, with translation MVNANQMDWSKKLDDALRAYRMAYKTPIRMSPYPLVFGYTFHFLVELEYKAMWALKKLNLDWDGAANLQNKEFKAGDLELLFNLRLRMFPGKLQSKRSDPFEIVGVTPFGALDLNNKNNEIF